The Leptospirales bacterium genome has a window encoding:
- the rpsL gene encoding 30S ribosomal protein S12, translating into MPTISQLIRHGREQSRTKTKSPALMACPQRRGVCTRVMTFTPKKPNSALRKVARVRLTTGIEVTAYIPGETHNLQEHNVVLVRGGRVKDLPGVRYHIVRGALDTQGVEKKRQGRSKYGAKRPKA; encoded by the coding sequence TTGCCTACGATCAGCCAGTTGATCCGCCACGGACGCGAACAATCGCGTACCAAAACCAAGTCGCCGGCGCTGATGGCCTGTCCGCAGCGGCGCGGCGTTTGCACGCGCGTGATGACTTTCACGCCGAAAAAACCAAACTCGGCGCTGCGCAAGGTCGCGCGCGTGCGTTTGACTACGGGCATTGAAGTAACCGCCTATATCCCCGGCGAGACGCACAACCTGCAAGAGCACAACGTGGTGCTGGTGCGCGGCGGTCGTGTGAAGGACTTGCCTGGCGTTCGTTACCACATCGTGCGCGGCGCGCTCGATACCCAGGGCGTAGAGAAGAAGCGCCAGGGGCGATCAAAGTATGGCGCCAAGCGGCCAAAGGCTTGA
- the rpsG gene encoding 30S ribosomal protein S7 — translation MSRRSGAINRRPVMPDARYGDTTVSSFINYMMHSGKKSVAESLFYGALDTIKEKTGNEGLEVFRQAMENVAPQLEVRSRRVGGVTYQVPVEVRPARMRALAIRWLVGYARERKEHSMAARLANELIDASKNQGGAIKKRDDTRRMAEANRAFSHYRW, via the coding sequence ATGTCACGTAGAAGCGGAGCAATCAATCGTCGTCCGGTGATGCCGGATGCCCGTTATGGCGACACCACTGTGTCCAGTTTTATCAACTATATGATGCACAGCGGCAAGAAGTCGGTGGCTGAGAGTCTGTTCTATGGCGCGCTCGACACGATCAAAGAAAAGACCGGAAACGAGGGCCTGGAAGTCTTCCGTCAGGCAATGGAAAATGTAGCTCCACAGCTGGAAGTTCGCTCTCGTCGCGTCGGCGGCGTCACCTACCAGGTGCCCGTTGAGGTTCGGCCAGCCCGCATGCGCGCCTTAGCCATCCGCTGGCTGGTGGGTTACGCTCGCGAACGTAAGGAGCACAGCATGGCGGCCCGTCTGGCTAACGAACTGATCGACGCCTCCAAAAATCAGGGCGGCGCAATCAAGAAGCGCGACGATACACGTCGCATGGCTGAGGCTAACCGCGCCTTCAGTCATTATCGCTGGTAA